From Pusillibacter faecalis, one genomic window encodes:
- a CDS encoding XAC2610-related protein produces the protein MKPFRQEALLLLLLWTLSGCGADGSAQKQVESSAPDALVSSSEKEDHILSTLSATVDEGRTLTLQAIGKQRTDLDEWGVREVRVYDGESLLQTLSVQDAIEAGGIDGIEAGYTSCWSVEEAMTIHDMNFDGYDDLDLFGWSPNNTIPHYYWLWDQETQRYQFAFILQGAEADPESQEIRATVKSFGGDGPEGGFYQTNIYRYVDFGELALVRREVTQIRDGKSLLEVYQVTDGQFHLVETREAPDGTA, from the coding sequence ATGAAGCCCTTTCGACAGGAGGCACTTTTACTGCTGCTTCTGTGGACGCTCTCTGGCTGCGGTGCGGATGGCTCTGCTCAGAAGCAGGTGGAATCCTCCGCTCCCGATGCACTTGTTTCCTCTAGTGAGAAAGAGGATCATATCCTCTCCACCTTATCGGCCACCGTGGACGAAGGCCGGACTCTGACGTTGCAGGCCATCGGCAAGCAGCGAACGGACCTGGACGAATGGGGTGTCCGGGAGGTCCGGGTCTACGATGGAGAGTCCCTGCTCCAGACCCTTTCCGTTCAGGATGCCATTGAAGCAGGCGGCATAGATGGCATTGAGGCCGGCTACACTTCCTGCTGGTCCGTGGAGGAGGCCATGACTATCCACGATATGAATTTTGACGGATATGACGATCTGGATCTGTTCGGCTGGTCTCCTAACAATACGATTCCTCACTACTACTGGCTGTGGGATCAAGAGACGCAGCGCTATCAATTCGCCTTCATTCTTCAGGGAGCCGAGGCAGACCCGGAGTCCCAGGAAATCCGCGCCACAGTCAAGAGTTTTGGAGGCGATGGTCCGGAGGGCGGCTTTTACCAAACGAATATATACCGCTATGTCGATTTTGGCGAGCTGGCGCTGGTGCGGCGGGAAGTGACGCAGATCCGCGATGGCAAGTCCCTGCTTGAGGTCTATCAGGTCACTGACGGCCAGTTCCATCTTGTAGAGACAAGGGAGGCGCCTGATGGCACGGCATGA
- a CDS encoding winged helix-turn-helix domain-containing protein yields the protein MARHELHLKLTLRLYSDDDQRCFGPGIATLLERVVVHRSLRAAAASMGMAYSKAWRIIRTAEGVFGCKLLLSTVGGSHGGGAKLTPEAQQLLAAYQSYVSEVHAFAQERFQVHFDGLPDVSPPL from the coding sequence ATGGCACGGCATGAGCTACATTTAAAATTGACCCTGCGCCTTTACAGCGATGATGACCAGCGCTGCTTTGGCCCAGGCATCGCCACACTTCTGGAGCGGGTGGTGGTTCACCGCTCTTTGCGGGCGGCGGCGGCCTCTATGGGCATGGCCTACTCCAAGGCCTGGCGCATTATCCGCACAGCAGAGGGGGTCTTTGGCTGCAAGCTGCTTTTATCCACCGTTGGTGGAAGCCATGGAGGAGGCGCCAAGCTGACGCCGGAGGCCCAGCAGCTGCTGGCTGCCTACCAATCTTACGTCTCCGAGGTCCACGCCTTTGCCCAGGAGCGGTTCCAGGTCCATTTCGACGGACTTCCGGATGTTTCTCCGCCTCTTTAG